One window of Phycisphaeraceae bacterium genomic DNA carries:
- a CDS encoding sigma-70 family RNA polymerase sigma factor: MRLVGLEDRAATGSSAGAALVLAAIRGERDAQRQVWEDHRRWVAAVLMAHKPRQADLEDLLQDVAMQFVRRVNEIRDPAALKPWLRTVAVNAAHASGRTLKRRRRDETEHRPASASGALGLTTGAGAPADAKPDLMTGRREEARRLMELSERLPDGYREPLLLRCLQGMSYRMIGELMGLPETTIETRIARGRRMLRELAEKAPSETHPPSHTIERKPEGATQDPHAPQPHAGTPHENAEPTP, encoded by the coding sequence GTGCGACTTGTCGGGCTCGAAGACCGAGCGGCTACCGGAAGCAGCGCGGGTGCTGCGCTCGTTCTCGCCGCGATCAGGGGCGAGCGCGACGCCCAGCGCCAGGTCTGGGAAGACCACCGCCGCTGGGTCGCCGCCGTTCTCATGGCCCACAAGCCCAGACAAGCCGACCTCGAAGACCTTCTGCAGGATGTCGCCATGCAGTTCGTGCGCCGTGTCAACGAGATCCGAGACCCCGCCGCGCTCAAGCCCTGGCTCCGCACGGTCGCCGTGAACGCCGCCCACGCGTCCGGGCGCACACTCAAACGCCGTCGCCGCGACGAGACCGAGCACCGCCCCGCCTCCGCCTCCGGAGCCCTCGGGCTCACCACCGGAGCCGGCGCACCCGCCGATGCCAAGCCCGACCTCATGACCGGACGACGCGAAGAGGCCCGACGCCTCATGGAACTCTCAGAGCGACTCCCCGACGGATACCGCGAGCCACTCCTCCTCAGATGCCTCCAGGGCATGAGCTACCGCATGATCGGCGAACTCATGGGGCTTCCGGAGACCACCATCGAGACCCGCATCGCCCGAGGCAGGCGCATGCTCCGCGAACTCGCGGAGAAAGCCCCCTCAGAAACACACCCGCCAAGCCACACCATCGAACGCAAGCCCGAAGGCGCAACGCAGGACCCGCACGCGCCACAACCACACGCAGGGACGCCGCACGAAAACGCGGAGCCAACACCATGA
- a CDS encoding cation-translocating P-type ATPase yields MNKGSESSASGVFSPRGELRGAILAGVLLAIGWVLGAVSDGVWASAPVWASLGIGLVYGGRAAFDALRSGAFNIDVLMVLGAVFAAIVGHPDEGALLLFLFVLAGALEELAMQRTEREVRALSALMPTQAIVWRGGEWLEAEPETLEIGERVKVRPGERVPADARVVLGSTSMDQATLTGESVPREVGVGETIYAGTINVENPIECEVVRRASESSVQKVLDLVLTAREQREPVQRAIDRISEPYAVGVTVVSVVVAVVWMLVLGRDWRDASYTAITFLIVCSPCALVIATPTATLAAIARGASSGVLFKGGQTIERLARVRAVCFDKTGTLTVGRPRLEAVMPVGWSDPDALLAVASALEQESTHPIAAAVRDGAAARGVASATLESVTHEAGRGMAGMVGGVRVRLGSYPHTEEIIPVCLRANTRETLERIRSHGRIGIVVAGEGAEGVERTAAPEHAGGAAVLVLRDAVRPGAKRLVAHLHEMGVRPVKMLTGDNRTTASFVAKELGLDEFEAELMPADKLRLVHEIKERLAREGNERAGRRAGRRGGVAVIGDGVNDAPALAAADVSVAIGSIGSDAALETADIVLLNDDLSAVGWAIELARRARRTVAVNLVFALLVIVAMGVATLVGSAIGRRVPLGIGVLAHEGGTLLVVANSLRLLIGPAFRAGRASEPRAETEYSSTTAAA; encoded by the coding sequence TTGAACAAGGGATCAGAGAGTTCGGCGTCTGGTGTGTTCTCGCCTCGGGGCGAGCTGCGCGGGGCGATTCTTGCGGGCGTGCTGCTGGCGATCGGGTGGGTCCTGGGCGCGGTGTCGGACGGGGTGTGGGCGTCGGCTCCTGTGTGGGCGTCGCTGGGGATCGGGCTGGTGTATGGCGGGCGTGCGGCGTTTGACGCGCTGCGTTCGGGCGCGTTCAACATCGATGTGCTGATGGTGCTCGGCGCGGTGTTCGCGGCGATCGTCGGGCATCCGGACGAGGGCGCGCTGCTGCTCTTTCTGTTTGTGCTTGCCGGCGCGCTCGAGGAGCTGGCGATGCAGCGCACCGAGCGCGAGGTGCGGGCCCTCTCGGCGTTGATGCCGACCCAGGCGATTGTGTGGCGCGGGGGCGAGTGGTTGGAGGCGGAGCCGGAGACGCTGGAGATCGGCGAGCGGGTGAAGGTGCGACCGGGTGAGCGGGTGCCCGCCGATGCGCGGGTCGTGCTCGGCTCGACGAGCATGGACCAGGCGACGCTGACGGGGGAGAGTGTGCCGCGTGAGGTCGGTGTCGGGGAGACGATCTACGCGGGGACGATCAACGTCGAGAACCCGATCGAGTGCGAGGTGGTGCGTCGTGCGTCGGAGTCGAGCGTGCAGAAGGTGCTCGACCTTGTGCTGACAGCGCGGGAGCAGCGCGAGCCGGTGCAGCGTGCGATCGACAGGATCAGCGAGCCGTACGCGGTGGGTGTGACGGTCGTGTCGGTTGTGGTGGCGGTGGTGTGGATGCTCGTGCTCGGGCGCGACTGGCGCGACGCGTCGTACACGGCGATCACGTTCCTGATCGTGTGCTCGCCGTGTGCGCTCGTGATCGCGACGCCGACGGCAACGCTCGCGGCGATTGCGCGGGGCGCGTCGAGCGGCGTGCTCTTCAAGGGGGGGCAGACGATCGAGAGGTTGGCGCGGGTGCGGGCGGTCTGCTTCGACAAGACGGGGACGCTGACGGTGGGTCGCCCCCGGCTTGAGGCGGTGATGCCGGTCGGCTGGTCGGATCCGGACGCGCTGCTCGCGGTGGCGAGCGCGCTGGAGCAGGAGAGCACGCACCCGATCGCGGCCGCGGTTCGCGACGGCGCGGCGGCGCGGGGCGTTGCGAGCGCGACGCTCGAATCGGTGACGCACGAGGCCGGGCGCGGCATGGCGGGCATGGTGGGCGGCGTGCGTGTGCGCCTCGGCAGTTATCCGCACACGGAGGAGATCATCCCCGTCTGTCTGCGGGCCAACACCCGCGAGACGCTGGAGCGGATCCGCAGCCACGGGCGCATCGGCATCGTTGTCGCGGGCGAGGGCGCGGAGGGTGTGGAGCGGACAGCGGCTCCGGAGCATGCCGGCGGCGCGGCGGTGCTCGTGCTGCGCGACGCGGTTCGGCCGGGTGCCAAGCGGCTGGTCGCGCATCTGCACGAGATGGGCGTGCGCCCCGTGAAGATGCTGACCGGCGACAATCGCACGACCGCCTCGTTCGTGGCGAAGGAGCTGGGGCTGGATGAGTTTGAGGCGGAGCTGATGCCCGCGGACAAGCTCCGGCTTGTGCACGAGATCAAGGAACGGCTGGCGCGTGAGGGGAATGAGCGAGCGGGCCGGCGAGCGGGCCGGCGCGGGGGTGTGGCGGTGATCGGGGATGGGGTGAATGACGCGCCCGCGCTCGCGGCGGCGGATGTCTCCGTGGCGATCGGATCGATCGGGTCGGACGCGGCGCTTGAGACGGCGGACATCGTGCTGTTGAACGACGATCTCTCGGCTGTGGGGTGGGCGATCGAGTTGGCGCGTCGGGCGCGCCGGACGGTTGCGGTGAATCTGGTGTTTGCGCTCTTGGTGATTGTGGCGATGGGTGTGGCGACGCTGGTGGGGTCGGCGATCGGTCGGCGTGTGCCGCTCGGGATCGGCGTCTTGGCGCACGAGGGGGGGACGCTGCTGGTTGTGGCGAACTCGCTGCGCCTGTTGATCGGTCCGGCTTTCAGGGCGGGCAGGGCTTCTGAGCCGCGGGCGGAGACGGAGTATTCGAGCACGACGGCCGCCGCCTGA
- a CDS encoding Rrf2 family transcriptional regulator, with protein sequence MFSQTTEYALRAMALLAYYPDQLVPTPTLAEETKVPPTYLAKVLQQLSGADLITGRRGVGGGYKLNRAPEQINLLDVINAVAPIRRITTCPLGLADHGSNLCPLHRRMDNAAKVIIELFEGVTLADLVNQREGSRPLCDKAKAAKLTVSISKK encoded by the coding sequence ATGTTCTCACAGACAACCGAGTACGCGCTGCGTGCGATGGCGCTTCTGGCGTACTACCCGGACCAGTTGGTGCCGACACCGACGCTCGCGGAGGAGACCAAGGTTCCTCCCACGTATCTTGCGAAGGTGCTCCAGCAGTTGTCGGGCGCGGATCTGATCACCGGTCGGCGGGGCGTCGGGGGCGGGTACAAACTCAACAGGGCGCCCGAGCAGATCAATCTGTTGGATGTGATCAACGCGGTTGCGCCGATCAGGCGGATCACGACGTGCCCGCTCGGGCTCGCCGATCACGGATCGAATCTGTGCCCGCTGCATCGTCGGATGGACAACGCGGCGAAGGTGATCATCGAGTTGTTCGAGGGCGTGACGCTGGCGGATCTGGTGAACCAGCGTGAGGGGTCGCGTCCGCTGTGCGACAAGGCCAAGGCCGCGAAACTCACGGTTTCGATCTCGAAGAAGTGA
- a CDS encoding MBL fold metallo-hydrolase — translation MLPKPPPREGSLGFLYVPPFRIQGVSVAGETTSVAIPELDIVFDLGECPRAMLPAKYAAISHGHMDHVGGLAYFCSQRRFQGMGDATIVCDARIETAIRQMMAGFVELERQETSYKIVPLDHNKQIEIKNNIFLRGFHTEHNCPSMGYAVVERRSKLKTEFIDLPQEKLRELKDRGVEITRTLEIPLVAYLGDTAPGPHLVREDVRKAQIVICECTFFEPDHRERAKVGMHMHVTDVAEWLRVLESQALVLIHISRRTNLQFARKRLVEAVGADRASKVLFLMDHKNNRERYEEQAKVAEHAGR, via the coding sequence ATGCTCCCCAAGCCGCCTCCTCGTGAGGGCTCACTCGGTTTCCTGTACGTTCCACCCTTCCGCATCCAGGGCGTCTCCGTCGCCGGCGAGACCACGTCCGTCGCGATCCCCGAGCTCGACATCGTCTTCGATCTCGGCGAGTGCCCCCGCGCGATGCTCCCCGCCAAATACGCCGCGATCTCCCACGGCCACATGGACCACGTCGGCGGGCTCGCCTACTTCTGCTCCCAGCGCCGCTTCCAGGGCATGGGCGATGCCACCATCGTCTGCGATGCCCGCATCGAGACGGCCATCCGCCAGATGATGGCCGGCTTCGTCGAGCTCGAACGGCAGGAGACCTCCTACAAGATCGTCCCGCTCGACCACAACAAGCAGATCGAGATCAAGAACAACATCTTCCTGCGCGGGTTCCACACCGAGCACAACTGCCCCTCCATGGGCTACGCCGTCGTCGAGCGACGCAGCAAACTCAAGACCGAGTTCATCGACCTCCCGCAGGAGAAACTCCGCGAGCTCAAGGACCGAGGCGTCGAGATCACCCGAACCCTCGAGATCCCCCTCGTCGCCTACCTCGGCGACACCGCGCCCGGCCCGCACCTCGTCCGCGAGGACGTCCGCAAGGCCCAGATCGTCATCTGCGAGTGCACCTTCTTCGAGCCCGACCATCGCGAACGCGCCAAGGTCGGCATGCACATGCACGTCACCGATGTCGCCGAGTGGCTCCGCGTCCTCGAATCGCAGGCCCTCGTCCTCATCCATATCTCCCGGCGCACAAACCTCCAGTTCGCTCGCAAGCGCCTCGTCGAGGCCGTCGGTGCCGACCGCGCCTCCAAGGTGCTCTTCCTGATGGACCACAAAAACAACAGAGAGCGCTACGAGGAACAGGCCAAGGTCGCCGAACACGCCGGGCGCTGA
- a CDS encoding thioredoxin domain-containing protein yields MNTSQSAQKPEPRIHAGARALLPRLIIGSLLLLVAAGSSAALVLEHFGSIGLPGCGPAGGCGAAARSVFGSIPPLGLPTSSLGLAYFTAVLVGYIVSRANPGPVARWIARLGVLASLGFIVVSFTEKILCPYCIASHAANFAFLLVLETTPRAGARKGAGLVSALATFLVLMGALGLAEANSRSRARDKAEQELRDSTREAIARSQAQPQQTTDPATNAGASPETDPEPIAAAETAQPTSQPTPQPTPRAFTGRYRLGPEVAPVRIVIFSDYQCPECKGMEKQALDILAKYPEVSLSAKHFPFSTDCNRYMPAGNNKHPNACRAARATEAAGIAGGNDAFWLMHQWVFSVNGVFTDQELSARVLNLGIDPARFTAAMNDPATSALVSGDVEEGMALGVQYTPTVFINGVEFRGVINQGALMRAVEALLASNPAPATAASDQPPGMRRKIVEDWLAVRPMNDPVDDRAWSVGPEDAPLRLSMWGDYSEPFTARADAAIRQIIASRADLRYTFRHYPVNRTCNPYVQQVTFPFSCAASRAAETAGELAGEAGYWHMHDWLLANQSDLNEQKIVAEAMTLADEHGFDLQKFMDTYRGRSVQAALDQDIRGAQRVGVQSLPTITLNGRKVPRWIVGDEVVLDAIIDEAARLHAQSTQPGAADPTK; encoded by the coding sequence TTGAACACCAGCCAATCAGCACAGAAGCCCGAGCCCCGGATACACGCCGGCGCTCGCGCTCTGCTCCCGCGACTGATCATCGGCTCGCTGCTGCTGCTGGTGGCCGCGGGCTCATCCGCCGCCCTCGTGCTCGAGCACTTCGGCTCGATCGGGCTCCCCGGATGCGGTCCGGCCGGGGGATGCGGGGCCGCGGCACGCAGCGTCTTCGGATCGATCCCCCCGCTCGGCCTCCCGACCTCTTCCCTCGGGCTCGCTTACTTCACCGCCGTCCTCGTCGGCTACATCGTCTCACGCGCCAATCCCGGCCCCGTCGCTCGCTGGATCGCCCGACTAGGCGTGCTCGCCTCGCTCGGATTCATCGTGGTCTCCTTCACCGAGAAGATCCTCTGCCCCTATTGCATCGCGTCGCACGCCGCCAACTTCGCGTTCCTTCTCGTCCTCGAAACCACGCCCCGCGCCGGCGCGCGAAAGGGCGCGGGCCTCGTCTCCGCGCTCGCGACCTTCCTCGTGCTGATGGGTGCGCTCGGCCTCGCCGAGGCCAATTCCAGATCGCGCGCCCGCGACAAGGCCGAGCAGGAACTGCGAGACTCCACACGCGAAGCGATCGCCCGCTCACAGGCACAGCCGCAGCAGACAACAGATCCCGCGACCAACGCCGGCGCATCGCCAGAGACCGACCCCGAGCCGATCGCCGCCGCAGAGACTGCCCAACCTACTTCGCAACCGACCCCTCAGCCCACGCCCCGCGCGTTCACGGGTCGCTACCGGCTCGGTCCCGAGGTCGCGCCGGTGCGCATCGTCATCTTCAGCGATTACCAGTGCCCCGAGTGCAAGGGCATGGAGAAGCAGGCGCTCGACATCCTCGCCAAGTACCCCGAGGTCTCGCTCTCGGCCAAGCACTTCCCCTTCAGCACCGACTGCAACCGCTACATGCCCGCCGGAAACAACAAGCACCCCAACGCGTGCCGCGCCGCACGCGCCACCGAAGCCGCCGGCATCGCGGGCGGCAACGATGCCTTCTGGCTCATGCACCAGTGGGTCTTCTCCGTCAACGGCGTCTTCACAGACCAGGAACTCTCGGCCAGGGTGCTGAACCTCGGCATCGATCCCGCCCGCTTCACCGCCGCGATGAACGACCCCGCGACCTCCGCGCTCGTCTCCGGCGACGTGGAAGAGGGCATGGCGCTCGGCGTGCAGTACACGCCGACGGTCTTCATCAACGGTGTCGAGTTCCGGGGCGTCATCAACCAGGGCGCGCTGATGCGCGCCGTCGAGGCCCTGCTCGCCTCCAACCCCGCGCCCGCGACCGCCGCCTCAGATCAGCCCCCGGGCATGCGCCGCAAGATCGTTGAAGACTGGCTCGCGGTCCGCCCCATGAACGATCCGGTCGACGACCGCGCCTGGTCGGTCGGCCCCGAGGACGCGCCCCTGCGCCTCTCGATGTGGGGCGACTACTCAGAGCCGTTCACCGCCCGCGCCGATGCCGCGATCCGCCAGATCATCGCGTCGCGCGCCGACCTGCGGTACACCTTCCGGCACTACCCCGTGAATCGCACGTGCAACCCGTACGTGCAGCAGGTCACCTTCCCCTTCTCGTGCGCCGCCTCCAGAGCCGCAGAAACCGCCGGCGAACTCGCGGGCGAAGCGGGTTACTGGCACATGCACGACTGGCTCCTCGCGAACCAGTCCGATCTCAACGAGCAGAAGATCGTCGCCGAAGCCATGACGCTCGCCGACGAGCACGGCTTCGACCTCCAGAAGTTCATGGACACATACCGGGGCCGCTCCGTCCAGGCCGCGCTCGACCAGGACATCCGCGGCGCGCAGCGCGTCGGCGTCCAGTCGCTCCCCACCATCACCCTGAACGGCCGCAAGGTCCCGCGCTGGATCGTCGGCGACGAAGTCGTGCTCGACGCCATCATCGACGAGGCCGCACGCCTCCACGCCCAATCCACACAGCCCGGCGCGGCCGACCCGACCAAGTAA
- the tadA gene encoding tRNA adenosine(34) deaminase TadA, with protein sequence MGLGRDILRVFGLGYGSLADAPIARPQTILDPVDAPGGDGAGADAARGGAGPDASLATETDVAMMRRALELARAAADVGEVPVGAVVYETATGRVLGEAFNRREIDKDPTAHAELLAMRGACAAKHDWRLTDCTVVVTLEPCPMCAGVIVNARVGRLVYGAADPKAGACGSLMALTNDARLNHRVVPVEGVLAEECAALLKSFFASLRRPDRPKKPDSSVPRL encoded by the coding sequence ATGGGACTGGGACGGGACATCCTGAGGGTCTTTGGGTTGGGTTACGGATCTCTCGCGGACGCGCCAATCGCTCGTCCGCAGACGATTCTCGATCCGGTCGATGCGCCCGGGGGAGATGGCGCGGGAGCGGATGCGGCGCGCGGTGGGGCGGGGCCGGATGCTTCGCTCGCAACCGAGACCGATGTTGCGATGATGCGTCGGGCGTTGGAGCTGGCGCGTGCGGCGGCCGACGTGGGCGAGGTACCGGTCGGCGCGGTGGTGTATGAGACGGCGACGGGGCGGGTGCTGGGTGAGGCGTTCAATCGGCGTGAGATCGACAAGGACCCGACAGCGCACGCGGAGTTGCTCGCGATGCGCGGGGCGTGTGCCGCGAAGCACGATTGGCGCCTGACGGATTGCACGGTGGTGGTGACGCTGGAGCCGTGCCCGATGTGCGCGGGGGTGATCGTGAACGCGCGTGTGGGGCGGCTGGTGTACGGCGCGGCGGATCCGAAGGCGGGTGCGTGCGGGTCGCTGATGGCGTTGACGAACGATGCGCGCCTGAACCATCGGGTGGTGCCGGTGGAAGGCGTGCTGGCGGAGGAGTGTGCCGCGCTGCTCAAGAGTTTCTTCGCGTCGCTGCGGAGACCGGATCGTCCGAAGAAGCCGGATAGTTCTGTGCCGAGGTTGTGA
- the dnaA gene encoding chromosomal replication initiator protein DnaA, translating into MADPDRKIWEGMLSHLRAHNPAICRQWFEELEPLGVSGGVMAVRTLTAVHRDYLRSQCLDHFNDAIRSVSGQLLAVRFLGPDEAVAPPARNPRAAGSILEPKPQHHHEPAVSSTSDGSPSTLAGNGQSGAVGGVSFGSREASPRQHESLVINPDYTFDNFVIGPGNRLAHAAAVAVADMPGRAYNPIFIHGGVGLGKSHLLQAICLRIAEERPAAAMYYTSCEGFMTQFIEAVQQGQMNDFRHRFRDVDVLVVDDIHFLAKRDRTQEEFFHTFNALYQAHKQIILSSDAPPEEIPDLEDRLVSRFKWGLVTKVEPPDYETRVEIVKAKARIRGFEIPNEVAGYIAERIKANIRELEGAVIKLQIQAKVEGRPIDLSLASAALGDIVAAAIPSIQAIVTTVTTFYGVRLADLQSKRRQQSVVLPRQICMYLARKLTRHSLEEIGGFFGGRDHTTVMHALKAIVTRREQDDKLDAAIRSMEERLTNGHY; encoded by the coding sequence TTGGCCGACCCCGATCGCAAGATCTGGGAGGGAATGCTCTCGCATCTGCGAGCGCACAACCCCGCCATCTGCCGCCAGTGGTTCGAGGAACTCGAGCCGCTGGGCGTCTCCGGCGGCGTCATGGCCGTCCGAACCCTCACCGCCGTTCACCGCGACTACCTCAGAAGCCAGTGCCTCGACCACTTCAACGACGCGATCCGCAGCGTCTCCGGCCAACTCCTCGCCGTCCGCTTCCTCGGACCGGACGAGGCCGTCGCCCCCCCGGCCCGCAACCCGCGCGCCGCCGGCTCCATCCTCGAACCCAAGCCGCAGCACCACCACGAGCCCGCTGTCTCATCAACTTCCGACGGCTCGCCGAGCACCCTGGCCGGCAACGGACAATCCGGCGCAGTAGGCGGCGTCTCCTTCGGCTCGCGCGAGGCCTCGCCCCGCCAGCACGAATCGCTCGTCATCAACCCCGACTACACCTTCGATAACTTCGTCATCGGCCCCGGCAACCGCCTCGCGCACGCCGCCGCCGTCGCCGTCGCCGACATGCCCGGGCGCGCGTACAACCCGATCTTCATCCACGGGGGCGTCGGCCTGGGCAAGAGCCACCTTCTCCAGGCCATCTGCCTCCGCATCGCCGAAGAACGCCCCGCCGCCGCGATGTACTACACATCCTGCGAGGGCTTCATGACCCAGTTCATCGAGGCCGTCCAGCAGGGACAGATGAACGACTTCCGCCACCGCTTCCGCGATGTCGATGTCCTCGTCGTCGACGACATCCACTTCCTCGCCAAGCGCGACCGCACACAGGAAGAATTCTTCCACACCTTCAACGCCCTCTACCAGGCGCACAAGCAGATCATCCTCTCCTCCGACGCGCCCCCCGAAGAGATCCCCGACCTCGAAGACCGTCTCGTCTCGCGCTTCAAGTGGGGACTCGTCACCAAGGTCGAACCACCCGATTACGAAACACGCGTCGAGATCGTCAAGGCAAAGGCCCGCATCCGCGGCTTCGAGATCCCAAACGAAGTCGCCGGCTACATCGCCGAACGCATCAAGGCCAACATCCGCGAACTCGAAGGCGCGGTCATCAAGCTCCAGATCCAGGCAAAGGTCGAGGGCCGACCCATCGACCTCTCCCTCGCCTCCGCGGCACTCGGAGACATCGTCGCCGCCGCAATCCCCTCCATCCAGGCGATCGTCACCACCGTCACCACCTTCTACGGCGTCCGTCTCGCCGATCTCCAATCCAAGCGACGCCAGCAGTCCGTCGTCCTCCCACGCCAGATCTGCATGTACCTCGCACGCAAACTCACCCGCCACTCCCTCGAAGAGATCGGCGGCTTCTTCGGCGGACGCGACCACACCACCGTCATGCACGCCCTCAAGGCCATCGTGACCCGGCGCGAACAGGACGACAAACTCGACGCCGCCATCCGCTCCATGGAAGAACGCCTCACCAACGGCCACTACTAA
- the mutM gene encoding bifunctional DNA-formamidopyrimidine glycosylase/DNA-(apurinic or apyrimidinic site) lyase, whose translation MPELPEVETVKRTLEPLLVGRDVARVELRRADIVEGDGSAAALLEGTTIEAIRRHGKQIALIGSGAGVRRALVVHLGMTGQLVHHAARPDLQSTTHVHALWTMERGAALKSKPAGVLVFRDPRRFGGLWPLSLDALGARWSELGPDALAATGEGLGERGGASARAVKGVLLDQSVIAGVGNIYADEALFRAGIRPTRGARRVRREEWDALAAAIGGVMRAALEAGGSTLRDYVGGTGERGRAQLGHAVYGRMGEPCVGCGATLKGGVVAQRTTVWCAKCQR comes from the coding sequence ATGCCTGAGTTGCCGGAAGTGGAGACCGTGAAGCGGACGCTCGAGCCCTTGCTCGTGGGGCGGGATGTGGCGCGCGTCGAGTTGCGGCGAGCGGACATCGTCGAGGGTGATGGTTCGGCGGCCGCGCTGCTTGAGGGCACGACGATCGAGGCGATACGCAGGCACGGGAAGCAGATCGCGCTGATCGGCTCCGGAGCGGGTGTGCGTCGCGCGCTGGTTGTACACCTGGGGATGACGGGTCAACTGGTGCATCACGCGGCTCGCCCCGATCTTCAATCCACAACGCATGTGCACGCGCTGTGGACGATGGAGAGGGGCGCGGCCCTGAAGAGCAAGCCCGCGGGCGTTCTGGTGTTCCGTGATCCGAGGCGATTCGGCGGGTTGTGGCCGCTCTCGCTTGATGCGCTCGGGGCTCGGTGGAGCGAATTGGGTCCGGATGCGCTGGCGGCGACCGGGGAGGGGCTGGGCGAGCGTGGCGGCGCATCGGCGCGAGCGGTGAAGGGCGTGTTGCTGGATCAATCGGTGATCGCGGGGGTCGGGAACATCTACGCGGATGAGGCGCTCTTCCGGGCAGGGATCCGGCCGACGCGTGGTGCGCGGCGGGTGCGGCGTGAGGAGTGGGACGCGCTCGCAGCGGCGATCGGTGGGGTGATGCGTGCCGCGCTGGAGGCGGGAGGATCGACGCTGCGGGATTATGTCGGGGGAACCGGGGAACGAGGCCGTGCCCAGCTGGGGCACGCTGTGTATGGCCGGATGGGCGAGCCGTGTGTCGGGTGTGGGGCGACCCTCAAAGGTGGGGTTGTTGCGCAGCGGACGACGGTGTGGTGTGCGAAGTGCCAGAGGTGA
- a CDS encoding twin-arginine translocase subunit TatC, translating into MPQRVSMLSTNKPSGDAMSFGDHLEELRSRLIVALLGLIPILILALLLGRKLMEILMLPARSSLREQGLPETFLSTSPAESFAQYIKVSLLATVLMGSPWLLYQAWLFIAPGLYRHERRFIHILLPLSSVLTAASACFMYFVLLPVILAFFMRFGTHISERGSEVVDAQGIVLPSAPVLGGDPAHPGSGTMWINEPLRQLRVNVAPEGKPPEIYGMALTRDTGIVIQPRLTDYFKWLTVMGIGFALAFQTPVVVLLLGWAGAIDPKVIAKYRKHAILGAFVIGAVLTPPDPVSQPLLSIPIYLLYELGLVLLKILPAKKLFKSESELMEEQGED; encoded by the coding sequence ATGCCCCAGCGAGTTTCCATGCTGAGCACGAACAAGCCGTCGGGTGATGCCATGTCGTTTGGCGATCATCTGGAGGAGTTGCGTTCGCGGCTGATCGTGGCGTTGCTGGGGTTGATCCCGATTCTGATTCTGGCGTTGTTGCTGGGTCGCAAGTTGATGGAGATTCTGATGCTGCCGGCGCGGAGTTCGCTCCGTGAGCAGGGTCTGCCGGAGACGTTTCTTTCGACATCGCCGGCGGAGTCGTTTGCGCAGTACATCAAGGTGTCGCTGCTGGCGACGGTGTTGATGGGCAGCCCGTGGCTTCTGTATCAGGCGTGGCTCTTTATCGCGCCGGGGCTGTACAGGCATGAGCGGCGGTTCATCCACATTCTGTTGCCGCTGAGCAGCGTGCTGACGGCGGCGAGCGCGTGCTTCATGTATTTCGTGCTGCTTCCGGTGATCCTGGCGTTCTTCATGCGCTTCGGGACGCACATCTCGGAACGTGGGAGCGAGGTTGTGGATGCGCAAGGGATCGTGCTTCCTTCTGCTCCGGTGCTGGGGGGTGACCCGGCGCATCCGGGCTCCGGGACGATGTGGATCAACGAGCCGCTGAGACAGCTGCGTGTGAACGTCGCGCCCGAGGGGAAGCCCCCGGAGATTTATGGGATGGCGCTGACGCGAGACACGGGGATTGTGATCCAGCCGCGGCTGACGGACTACTTCAAGTGGCTGACGGTGATGGGCATCGGGTTTGCGCTCGCGTTCCAGACGCCTGTGGTGGTGTTGCTGCTCGGGTGGGCGGGCGCGATCGATCCGAAGGTGATCGCGAAGTATCGGAAGCACGCGATTCTGGGTGCGTTCGTGATCGGGGCGGTGTTGACGCCTCCGGACCCGGTGTCGCAGCCGCTGCTGTCGATTCCGATCTACCTGTTGTATGAGCTCGGGCTTGTGCTGTTGAAGATTCTCCCTGCGAAGAAACTGTTCAAGTCAGAATCCGAGTTGATGGAGGAGCAGGGAGAGGATTGA